ATTCATGGGCTAAATCGGATTTCAGGTCAACAACAGATTGTCTATGCAACAACCTAAGACATTGCCCAAGAGTCTAAGACATTTTGACATGTATATTTGTTACAATAATCCATGTATCCATTATTCTAACATGTGTTATACTTATGTCTAAATAACAAAAGTAACCAAACATGAGTTCCACATTTTACTATTCGATTTTTTTAAAGGTTTTGAAATATAAGTATGATCCTTAGATCAATATTTGACTATTTTAGAGTTGATGATTACCATATTGGTTGTTGCATTAACCCGAACACCCGTGGCCTCCCCCGTATTTGATATGATTGTCTTCGAATTTGGTTTGACTTGAAGTCCTCTTCTACTGCAAGTCACAACATAGTAGGCTCACATACGTATTAAAAAATACACgattttaaacattaatatcttttattaaggataaaaaaaatataaaaagttaatatttaaaaaatatttattgagacgaatctaataaaacTCCACGCgattattttttcttatatataaatcacaaaacgaagtcaaatgagcttgtgtgaatagtgtcaaaaactcaattggtatcatgtaaataagaacggaggaatTATAACATGTTGCAATTCTTTAATTACATTCTTATATCCCATATTTAAATTAGGACAATATCTATAACACTAGACCAAGACAAGCATGATACTCCTATATCCGTATATGCCTATTactcattgttttttttttttttggtgttagcaccagGTTCACCCTTAAGGCTAATTCGAATTTGGGGCGAGTTTtgggtggttaggttccagtcccctcccaattgttgttgcaggagatcgaacacgggttctccctaccaagttcagcctcaatcaccactgaatcaATAATCAATTGGTAACAAGTTGGGTAAGAACATGCGAAAGAGAGCATTTTTCAACCCCTTAATTTAAAATGCATTAAAGATCAAACTTAGgattccaaaataaaaattagttAGTATGGATTAGTgcacaaaattgaagaacttaCTGGATTCTCCCCCTACAATTTCCTGTAAATAATAATTGAACAAAAATTGTAGTCCAAAGTAGAACCTTCCATTTTGTGACCTTGTCCATCTCTATTTTTGTGTTTAATTTTTAGCTTGAAAGTTCTTAATAAATCAAGAATTTTATTGTCAAAATATATACttagaatatttttttaaaaggtaaGAAGAAAGGAAAAATATTAGGAGACTCTACTTAGGAAGGGAACAAATTGTATCACAAGAGATTCTTTATTTTTTACAGAGTAGAAGACACAAATCAACTCGATATTttccataaaaataataaaaaaataaacttgTTTTTCAGTTCCTGTGATTTTCTTCGGATTTTTATGATCATAGTAGTaaataaatgagcaaaaaatcaAATAGATAGCCAAATATTTGTTGAAATGGAAGGTTTTTATTCTTCAAAGTTTCAAACCAATAATTGCTATAGATATTTTCCTAGTTTGCTCTCTCTAACCAATTTTCCctgaatatatatattttaatttatacattcATGCATCCAGGTGAAGCATCAATGATCACTAGCAAATATGGTTATATGTGTCACCAATACATATTTACGAATGCAGCTATTCTTGAAAAAATCATAGTTGAAACTACTTCCTCCAtgttttttaaatgacacaattatatAAACACTAATATGAACCAGGTCCACGCTAATTTACCGTGAATATACTAAAGGAACGGAATAATTTTTGTTGGCCAACGTGTGTAACTGTCAACTGTCATGTAACAATTATTTTGCAATTTTAAATAGTAAATATATGATTTTTACTGTAACTATATgatttaaagagttactatgtgatTTATAGAGTTTCTATGCGATTTGCGTCTAGtctattttatatattttaaaaaaaaattatttttcaaaatttccagATATGTATttattcatttctctctctttattttctctcCATACTTTTTAGATTTTTTCTCTACACTATTATAAAGATGTTCACACTAACTTAGCGTGAATCAGGGCAACGAAGCAATATTGGATGGGCAACATGTGTAATTGTCATGTGACAGTTATTTCGCGAtatgattttaaatagtaattatatccgtgttttaaagagttattATAGTAATTATGTgttttaaaaagttactatgtgttttgtaGAGTTTCTATGGGATTTTtgtctagcccactttatatacgtttttaaaaaatttatttttcaaaatttcagatctgcattctgttcatttctctctctttattttACCTCTTtgtttttcagatttttacccaactttatagtaactatatgactataacaattaCTATATTTGCAATATAATTCTACAATTAAGTATCTTACCATCATTAATTCTAAGAGTTGTTTTATGATGCACATAGAAACTACATGTTTTACATAGTTGTTATgttatttttttcatatttaaatgttaaattattaacttagtttatatATTAGTGATACAGAAATACAAAGAGGACGCATTCAGAACTGAAGTCGTGCAAAGAATaacttctgcaaggaaaacaaaagcaggagaagaagaaaattctaacaacaatgaaaaccaaggacgtggtagaggaaggagaGGACGGGGGCGTGGAAGGAGAGGTGGTGTTGGTGGAAGGAAGGGACGTGGACGTAgcgattagtattttttagttcaaaaaacgtTGAGTTTAAtgtggtttatttaatagatgtaataattagaatgtcgtaACTAAAAACAACTAACCATGTAGTTCATGTTTTTCTTAACTACTGTTCCACAGTTATAATTActcttacttttgatatagctattcttttctattttagtaattatatgatatataatagtaactatataatagaaaaagttactactccccccgtcccttaatactcgccccgATTTGACCTGTACAGAGTTTTaggcaatttaattgacttattaatttattatatgGTAATTGGTAgtagagtatttttttaatataatcaGTGGAAAATGTATCAAACTTTTTTGAGGGATGAGTGTGGACCTGAATTTTTTAATATGTTTTAGAAAGTAGGAATGTAAGTGGATCATTGATTAAGTGAGAGAAattatataatattaataaagtatgccatttatagaaacggggcGGTTATTAAGGGACGATTTTATAAGAAAAGCGGGGCGAGTATAAGtatatgacctctaaagcatctatattatattgtttattttataatatattaattgctctacaattaaaattacttttctatatgatataatTACTCTTTGTatagaatagttattcttatcaaaatgactatttttttcatagttactattctaaagatatagttactttacataacatatagtttctatattttactttttatgtCTGCAAGaaataatatataattattcttatttttgatatagttactctttctGATAACATTAACTAAatgatacttcctccgtttcaaaaatatTGCAACACTTTGATTAGCATGTATGTCAAGACACTTTAAATATCTCtaataattctttttttttaatcttaaaatttaatattaCGAAAATATACAATGAAATCCATCCACCAACATTTTACTTATAACATTtgcttaaataaaaaaaaaatcagtttcAACACCTAAAACTTAGAGAAATCATAtggagtacttttttttttaagaaaagttGACTTTTTTTATAACATAATTTCTCTTCAATTTCTCAccggaaaaaataaaaataagttgaaaaataacaagtttaaaatttgtattttacgTAAATAGTATAATACCATACTTAATtggttaattttaattaattatgttttttacaaattccaaattctaCCACGTCGTTATTTTCTCAAACATAcaaaacgaatataaatcaattttatttcattaaaaatattttttatttaataaattattatttacgaGTAATAAATAATACCCGTAAACAAATTTAATCTCATCCGTACGTTGTACGGGTTTTAAGCTAGTTTTATTAGGTAGTGGGATAACAAACTCTAGAACTAAATCAGAAAGTTAGCTTTAACTTCCAAAAAAAAGTAACTTTGGAATCACCTAGAAAAATTTAATACCATATGCATCACATTTTATAGAAATATCTCAagattgtaaaaaaaaaaaaaaaaaggcataTTAAGTAGTGTAATCAACATTTTTTATGATAAAAGTAACAAATTGCATCTAAAACAATGATTAACAATTGTAATGGCACGTCGTCAAAGGCGTTAGTCGCTACAAGTTCTAAAACCATAATATGTACACAAAAGAATGAAGATATCATAAGAGGGTTAGACGGATTCCAAATCACACAATTGGCGGCTCATGATCGAATGTCATGCAATGTCAAGAGGAGTTCTAATGTGCCATGGTGCCATACATGTACCtacatttacaaaaaaaatacaaggTTATTACGAGAGTAATACAATTAAAACTTCTGCTCAAAAACACCACATATTCACCCCACCACAGTCCCAATTTCATGTGATATTAGAAATCAACGCAAATTCACCCGAGAATCTCCATTTTATTTTCGAGTACGATTAAAAAGTGTTTGGTTTAccaaaggaaaaggaaaggaaatcaAGAacgaaaaaataaaactaaaaaaaatatgaacatgtaataactaataattactCTATCAGTTTTGACTTTTGAAGAATGAGCAAAACTAATAAAATGAGCGAAAATACATACGAGGTCCCACACATCTAGGTGTATCTGAGAACAATCTTGTAAAATTGAACATGTTTTCAGGTTGTGTTATGATTTAATGACGTTCCAAGTACGAAATGAAGTTGTCTTCTAATTATTTTTGGTGAAATTTAACTCGCCGTTGTCTACCAAGAATTTAAACTCCTTTCGGAAAATAAAACTTTTTAAGACGTTAAAAGATGTACTTCGTAAGTTTTTTAATACatgtaatatttgattttgttGCATTATTTAAGTATTGTATTAACTATGACCATTAATATAGTTAATCATATACTTCTTCCGTTctgaaaatatcgcaccatttgttttttacactattcacaatacgattttggccattttttatgattcgtacgtaagaaaattttagtcacgtgtggtcatgttagattcgtatcgatatacattttctaaatattaatttttttttaataatttatactcgcatacgatttgagatattaagagtcaaagaaATGGTTGaaggagtaaaagtcaatcaTGATGAGATATTTCCGAAACGAATGAAGTATTAATGATATTATAAAAGTTTATATGGTATGAAAATGAGCTAGACCCAACAATACTTAAATTAatgatatttattttcatatattagtaataaaataattaataattgaatATTGCAAAAAAGTCAAATATTGCATAtttgcatgtatatatatataaacagTACTACACTCAGGTGCAACCCAAAACTTATGAGAAAGAGCAACCAGGGTCATATGTCAGATGAAAATTAACCTCTTCTAGGAATCTTTGCAAAGCACAAGTACAAGTGTTGGCAAATGTAAACATCAAATTGTTGTAACTAAAAAATGAACAACCTTAATTTGGTGCAAAAGAATTAACAAAGGGCATTTTTTCCATTGGAATCCTATAATGTATTTCCTTTGGACATATAGTAGTGGCGGATCTAGAAATTGTACTAAGTGGGGTCACTATTACAAAATTACTGAGAAATTAACTAAATTAGGTACTTTttaatacaaattagtcgaaaattaactaaaattatgcAAAAAAATTTGGCCAAGTGGGGTCAAGTGACCCCACTCCCTATACACTAGATCCGCCAATGATAGTTATGCTCTATATAGAGAATATATAGTTATGCTCTAAGCTCAGTTAATGTATTTCCTTTGGACATAACTCACACAAGACGCTTAAGAAAATTGCAAAGAGGTCGATCTTGGCTCTGTTTAGTTCACTTTATTTCAAGACATAATTACTTAGTTGAAAATTCGATTCGATGACATTAGGGTTTGATATTATGGATCGCAATTGTTTACAAACAGCTTTGAATCGGATTAGTGATTTTGGAGGTAGTCTTGGCAAGATGTTAGTGACAAAAGATCATCGGAAatattagggttagggttagaaTCAAGAATTAAGGGGATCGCGTTTTTAATGTTTGACCCCCAAGGCTAAAGCAGTTAAGCAGATGTGCGGTTTGGCTACTGCTCGTATGGGATTAAAGCAATCTAACCAAAATTTACTAATATAAAGAAATTGGCGAAACACGTTTCTAAGAtcgagaaaaagaaaagaaaaaaaaaaaaaaagaagaagaaatggTAGAAGCTaaatatataaacaatataactCCTAATAGAATTAAGAACACTAATATGATTAAAAGTCTAATATACATCAAATATAAGATTAAATCAATTAGATTTCTATATCTATCGCTTCCTTTTTTTATCTCTTTCTAATAAATTGAATAATCAGGTTGTTTCAATAATTGGTTGCGTTGTGAATTTATAAGTTTGTCGCCTAGTTGTATTAATATCTTTCTAaatgattattattataataatcatCTAAGAACATCAAAAGGGGAtgtagctcaaatggtagagcgcTCGCTTTGCATGCGAGAGGCACTGGGTTCGATCCCCCGCATCTCCATTTTTTTACTTATTCAACCCTCATTTTTTCCCCCCCTCACCTAGGATTTTGACGTTCCAATTAATGGGCACTACACGTGTTTACGAAATAATATATGATGAGTGActattttttatgtttatttcTTCGCATAGGAAATGAGGGACTTTATTGGAGGTCGCATAAGCATTACAAAGGTTGAACAAACTAGGAAAAACAACATCAATTCAAAGTATCGGAGGATACGAGTTTCAGACACTTGTATTAGGATAAGCAGTATCATAATTCAAATTCTGATTCACATAAACAAGTGACTTCAGTTCATAGCAACGAAAACCCTTATAACTCGGAGCATACCCAATTGAACTCCCTTATAACCCGGAACATACCCAATTGAACTCTCTTCACGCTTCAACGTTTCCATGATTCAATTAACGTTGTAAACGCCACAATAGACGATCCTCCTTCGTTGAGTGCATTCTTACCCTCGTCTTTCAATTCCAACACTCGTTTCCTTACATCTACTCCTTCGTCATCATGTGAGTCCACGATCTGCTTAACTCGCTTCTCGATCTCACTCGAGCTCACAAACCGGTCTTCGTCTTCCTCCATCGGAAGCGCAATCCCGATCTCCTCCACAAGCAAAATCTTATTAAACCTTTGCTCGGCGTAGAGCGGCCACGCCACCATAGGCACTCCAGCATCCACTGCCTCTAAAGTCGAGTTCCATCCACAATGACTCACAAACCCGCCCACAGACTCATGACCCAACACTTCAATCTGCGGTACCCACGACTTAACCACATAACCCAGGTCTTTAGTCCGACCCAAAAACCCCTCGGGTAGTATCGAGTCCAAATCCGGGTCGGGTGGGTGCGAAAACGAAGCACCCTTTTCTTCACTAGGTGGGGCCCGAACGGCCCATAAAAACCTCACTCCACTCTTCTCCAACCCCAAAGCTATCTCCCTTAATTGCTCCTTAGAGAACACCCCTCTACTCCCAAACCCCAAATACACCACACTCCGGCTCGGTTGCGAGTCGAGCCAACTCAAACACTCGTGGCGGCTCGGTTCACTTTCACCCCGGTTCGCGATCAACGGACCGATACAATAAACCGGAGGAATGTCATTACCAGGAAGACAACTCCCCTGTTTCAAACCCTTGACAGCTTTAACCTCTAATGACTCAAAACTATTAATTATAATCCCATCACATTTAGGCAATGTTTCAGCCATCTTAACAAACTCGTAATAACTCACACCACGATCAAGCATCGGCTCAATCATACCACTAGCAGGAACAGAGAACAACCCTGGAATCTCAAACACAGTCTTACGATTAACCTCAAGTTGAAGGTTCCGGTAAGAATCGGTGGCGATTTTGTCGAAAACCGGGAAATTAAGGAAGAAAGCAAGAGCAGAAGCACCAGAAGTGAAGAAAAAGTAAGTGGGTATTTTCAatgactgggaaacttccaaagcaGGGTAAGAGAAGAAATCGAGAATTAAACCCGAAACAGGGGAAGATACAGATATCGATTCGAGTGATCGTTGGATGTTTGGGTTGTTACTACGAAGAACTTCGAAGGTGATTTGTTCGTAGTTTTCGTAATTTGATGGATCACCATTGATGAGAGGAACAGAGGGGAGAGAAAGGAAGGTGATTGATGGGAAAGATGAGGAAACAGAGGAAATGTATGAGGAGTATGATCCAGTTATGAAAGGGAAGTTTGGGATGAGAATTGTAATGGAGGAAGGGGAAGATGAGTGAGTTAAGATGAGTTTACCGAGTTCTACCATGGAAATTAAGTGGCCGATTCCTGGTGATGGGTAGAGAACGATGTTGTTGTTATTCTCCATTGTTGTAAAACAGAGGAGTTTGGTGGGGAAGATAAGGTTTTGAGGTTGGTTGGGGAAGTGGAAATGTGTGACAAGAACATGAGATCTTCTGTGGGGAGTGAAGAGTGATGAGTGATAATGTTGTTTTTTCACCATTTTATTTACAAAggcgtgggcctcgtggcacACGTTTTTGGGGGAATTTGTCAAATGTTAGTTGGGTGGCTAAGGTCTACCACTCATCACAATACCAAGATTACCGATCatttttaaatatttgtttttgtttttggtatTCCATTGTTGTACTGTAACTTGTAAGTTGTTTATCAACAGATAGATGACAGGTAGCTTAGTTGGTTAAAGTCGTTCACGTGGTACTTATAAAGTTATGACATAGGTAGTGTTAGATTCTCGGATTCTCCACTGTTGCCTCCCCAAGAGTAACTCCAGGATGACTGCCTGAGTGTTGAAATATTCATGAAAAGTTAGAGTTGGACACGTGTTGGGTTGTTTACGTCCTCGTGCCTCGCGCCCTGATGAAAGTGCGGAAACAGACCAAGAAAATTTTGTGACATGACAGGCCCGTGCAGCTGGCTTACTAATTTTACGAGTAATACTTTCTTTTTGTTAAATAGTTAACAAAAAACGTGCTCGTGTTGTGCTCGTGTTGGGCTCATGCCAAGTTCCTAAAATGAAGTCCATACAACCCATGGCCCATCACCATACCTCTCATGCCAACCCAGCCCACATGAATAGTCATTTCCCACTCACAGGCACACTAAAATGGTGCTCTTACCTCTGTATCCTAATTCTGGGAAGAAATGTGTATGTGTTTGTTTCACCAGAATAGTCCATTATGACTATGAAAGGACGAAATAGAATTCAATAGCAGCAACAAGAGTCCTCCAATTGAAGGGAGAAAAGAGTGTTGCTTATTTTTTACAAAACATTCAGCAAATGACCTATGCTTCTTTCCTAAACATTCACTTTGGACTTTATTCCTACATACTTCAGTCACTAATCCAACATATCACACATTCACACATGGTTTAAGAGTGCAACATACAGACCCTGGTATAAACAACACATAAAAATAGTGTACATGTAAAAACATTTTCTATACTCAAGTAAGCAACACAGACAATAAGAATCTTATAACAAAAAATTAATAGCTCCCAGGCTCCACTATTTGACAAATCTGTACTGAAAAGAATTTAACAAAAAATACGACCAAATTGAGGGTGACCAGAGGTTTTGATGCTCAATGGCTTTCAACTGagacaacaaaacaaaaacaagagaCCTCAATTTCACAGAGTACAGTTATCTACCCAACAAATAGTCAATTTTGCAAAAGAAATGTCATACTAAGCAGACCAAAAAACTGCACAGGTTTTATATAGGAGGGCAGAAAGACTTAATACTCCCATTTCTTCATCTCCATGCCATCGGGAGGAGTCCCGTCAACCGTCTTTGCTCCCACGTCTTTCCAGTTTGTTGATAGCACTGTTCCATTCGACTCCACCTGTAAATGATAAGAGTAAGCAATCAATTTCCAGAAACTACCGGAATCCAAATGCAAAACCAGAAATACAGTTGGTGAAAGTAAAACGAACAACAAGAGAACGACAGTGAAATGGAAGTTCAAAGCTTACAAAGGATTTTTGCATGGCTCTTCTAGTGTCCTCGTCAGCATCTTTATATATGTCCTGGAAAAACTTGTTCAAAGCCGCATCGCCATCGAGTTTTTCGTCCTTCTCCTGTAAGACAAGCACATATTCCATAAGTGGAAAATTAACAAGATATTATTTCTCAATGACAGTATTTCTTAACGACAGAAATTATATATAATTGTTGTATTTCTTTATGACAAAAATTAGATATAATTGTTGTACTTCtttatgacaaaattaaaaatgaTTGTTGGTATACTACCTCCGATCCAATAATCTTTACACTTTCCATTTCGGAtcgtttcataatgttatttACATTGTGCTTTATATTACTTTTTGGACATAAAAATCTACTATCTTACCCTTCTTACCCACAACatttacaattttccactcagtttctcttactttattcattttttactTTCACTCACCCACCATTTTACACatatctcttactttatccatatttattCCTCCACCTTTTTACACACTCTTCTCCTCTAATGTCTtgatatttgtgcaaatagtaactgtaaagatcattttaacGGAGGCATTATACTTGTATTGACCTAAACTGCTCAAAACACAACCAGATAGCGCCCAACCAGACAGCTATTCATATGAGTGGAGAAAATACCCCCCAACCCGCCTCCACTCTACCAAAAAACACACACACGGCAATGGAATGAAAAGAAGAAGATTCAAATTTCCTTTTGTTGTGCCCTATTTATTTGTAGCAATCCCTCCGTCGGAGTTCAATTGTGATCCTCTAATCAGAAGGGATGATAAGAAACATACCTCTTTCTTCACCTGAGCTTCCAATTTGTCCCAGTCCACTCCCCTATGTTTGGAGGATGGATAAGATGGCCTCTGTGCAGCTGCAGTATTTCATTGGTTAATGTTAATAAAGGTTAGCAGATAGCAAGGGGCCAAAAGAAACTGATATCCTAATGTCACTAACTAAGGTAAATGCACAAACACACAACCAGCTGATAAAATGAGACCAAATTTCGGAGAGGCCAAAGAAACTGATA
This genomic stretch from Spinacia oleracea cultivar Varoflay chromosome 3, BTI_SOV_V1, whole genome shotgun sequence harbors:
- the LOC110779552 gene encoding UDP-glycosyltransferase 88B1-like: MVKKQHYHSSLFTPHRRSHVLVTHFHFPNQPQNLIFPTKLLCFTTMENNNNIVLYPSPGIGHLISMVELGKLILTHSSSPSSITILIPNFPFITGSYSSYISSVSSSFPSITFLSLPSVPLINGDPSNYENYEQITFEVLRSNNPNIQRSLESISVSSPVSGLILDFFSYPALEVSQSLKIPTYFFFTSGASALAFFLNFPVFDKIATDSYRNLQLEVNRKTVFEIPGLFSVPASGMIEPMLDRGVSYYEFVKMAETLPKCDGIIINSFESLEVKAVKGLKQGSCLPGNDIPPVYCIGPLIANRGESEPSRHECLSWLDSQPSRSVVYLGFGSRGVFSKEQLREIALGLEKSGVRFLWAVRAPPSEEKGASFSHPPDPDLDSILPEGFLGRTKDLGYVVKSWVPQIEVLGHESVGGFVSHCGWNSTLEAVDAGVPMVAWPLYAEQRFNKILLVEEIGIALPMEEDEDRFVSSSEIEKRVKQIVDSHDDEGVDVRKRVLELKDEGKNALNEGGSSIVAFTTLIESWKR